The following coding sequences lie in one Allochromatium vinosum DSM 180 genomic window:
- a CDS encoding copper-binding protein → MPQIPVDHSAFSARFSSPPSAATGLSGLALLMALSVSPAIAADPAAHGEAMMNHGPMGDHAGMHGQASAGASGQGLINSVDQAQGLVNITHEPIPALNWPEMTMDLPVAEGVDLETIQAGEAVRFRVELGADQVYRITEIEAMP, encoded by the coding sequence ATGCCTCAGATTCCTGTCGATCACAGCGCCTTCTCGGCGCGTTTCTCCTCGCCGCCTTCAGCGGCCACTGGCCTGTCTGGCTTGGCCCTGCTGATGGCGCTCAGCGTCTCACCGGCCATCGCGGCCGATCCGGCCGCGCACGGCGAAGCCATGATGAACCACGGTCCAATGGGCGACCACGCCGGAATGCACGGTCAGGCGAGTGCCGGAGCCAGTGGCCAGGGACTCATCAACAGCGTCGATCAGGCGCAAGGACTGGTCAACATCACGCACGAGCCGATACCGGCCCTGAACTGGCCGGAGATGACCATGGATCTGCCTGTGGCCGAAGGCGTCGATCTGGAGACGATACAGGCGGGCGAGGCCGTGCGCTTCCGCGTGGAGCTGGGGGCGGATCAGGTCTACCGGATCACCGAAATCGAGGCGATGCCTTGA
- a CDS encoding efflux RND transporter periplasmic adaptor subunit yields MSRPAFLLGAAALGWSVWAMTFWGTVSAAEAAVGSPSATTHDDSHAGHVHADTQPPAVTQYVCPMHPQIIRDEPGTCPICGMDLVEKRVEPMTGRYPPVSLTPAVVQTLGVRTAVAERGLLWRAIRTLGRVTYDETRLAHVHPRASGWIEALDLRAEGEPVKRGQTLAEFYAPDILSAQIDFLLAREGRSGARIDADKARNLLRLLAVPDDVISAIERDGRPRNRIPVRAPMDGIVTRIEAREGMYVTESTEMFRVADLSRVWVMVDVYEHQIDWLKPDAPAEIRVPARPGRTWNGRVDYLYPELDPDTRTLRVRLVFDNPDLSLKPNMFADVEIFGGPKRDVLKIPAEALIVTGARTSVVRALGDGRFQPVDVVSGMQRDGVVEILSGLEAGDRVVTSGQFLIDSESNLRASFQRLGEPGAEAAAAAHSGHGGH; encoded by the coding sequence TTGAGCCGGCCGGCGTTCCTGCTCGGAGCGGCCGCGCTCGGCTGGAGCGTCTGGGCGATGACCTTCTGGGGCACGGTATCCGCGGCAGAGGCGGCCGTCGGTTCCCCCTCGGCCACAACGCACGACGACAGCCACGCCGGGCACGTCCACGCTGATACGCAACCGCCAGCCGTCACCCAGTACGTCTGCCCGATGCATCCGCAGATCATCCGCGACGAACCCGGCACCTGCCCGATCTGCGGCATGGATCTGGTCGAGAAACGGGTCGAACCCATGACCGGCCGCTATCCGCCGGTCAGCCTGACGCCGGCCGTGGTTCAGACGCTCGGGGTGCGCACAGCGGTCGCGGAGCGCGGACTCCTCTGGCGCGCCATCCGCACCCTCGGGCGCGTGACCTATGACGAGACGCGCCTCGCCCATGTGCATCCGCGCGCCTCGGGCTGGATCGAGGCGCTGGATCTGCGCGCCGAAGGCGAGCCGGTCAAGCGCGGTCAGACGCTGGCGGAGTTCTACGCACCCGACATCCTCTCAGCCCAGATCGATTTCCTGCTGGCGCGCGAGGGGCGCTCCGGCGCCCGCATCGATGCCGACAAGGCGCGCAATCTGCTGCGGCTACTGGCGGTGCCGGACGACGTGATCAGCGCCATCGAGCGCGACGGCCGGCCGCGCAACCGCATCCCGGTGCGCGCGCCCATGGACGGCATCGTCACCCGAATCGAAGCGCGCGAGGGCATGTATGTGACCGAGTCGACCGAGATGTTCCGGGTCGCCGACCTGAGCCGCGTCTGGGTCATGGTCGACGTCTACGAGCATCAGATCGACTGGCTCAAACCCGACGCGCCGGCCGAGATCCGGGTACCGGCCCGCCCCGGACGCACCTGGAACGGCCGGGTCGACTATCTCTATCCGGAACTCGATCCCGACACCCGCACCCTGCGCGTGCGCCTGGTGTTCGACAATCCGGACCTCAGTCTCAAACCCAACATGTTCGCCGATGTCGAGATCTTCGGCGGACCCAAGCGCGATGTGCTCAAGATTCCGGCCGAGGCGCTGATCGTCACTGGCGCGCGCACGAGCGTGGTCCGGGCGCTCGGCGACGGACGCTTCCAGCCGGTCGACGTGGTCAGCGGCATGCAGCGTGACGGCGTGGTCGAGATCCTGTCCGGACTCGAAGCCGGGGATCGCGTCGTCACCTCCGGGCAGTTCCTGATCGACTCCGAGTCCAATCTGCGCGCGAGCTTCCAGCGTCTGGGTGAGCCGGGCGCCGAGGCCGCCGCCGCGGCACACAGTGGCCATGGAGGCCACTGA
- a CDS encoding efflux RND transporter permease subunit, with amino-acid sequence MKAVILWSLKNRFLVLLAALALTAWGLYALVRTPLDAIPDLSDVQVIVKTSFPGQAPRVVEEQVTYPITTTMLSVPGAKAVRGYSFFGDSYVYVIFEDGTDLYWARARVLEYLNQAAADLPDGVQPRLGPDATGVGWIYSYALVDRSGRHDLAELTSLQNWFLKFELQSLPGVAEVATVGGMVRQYQIVVDPEKLRSFGLPLRQVIAAVQNANRDVGGSVLELAEAEYMVRTRGYLRSLEDIELIPVKTSPEGTPVLLRDIARVQIGPEMRRVVADLDGEGEITGGIIVMRSGENALATIGAVKERLDALRASLPEGVEIVETYDRSGLILDAVDNLRTKLIEEFVVVALVCLAFLFHLRSALVVILSLPLGILAAFIVMQHQGINANILSLGGIAIAIGAMVDAAIVMIENAHKHLERWEAAHGACPRGEDHWRVIGEATVEVGPALFFSLLIITLSFLPVFSLQAQEGRLFSPLAFTKTYAMAAAAGLAVTLVPVLMGYLVRGRIPSETANPLNRWLIALYRPGLRAVLRRPRLTLGVAALVMLSAWWPLKHLGTEFMPDLYEGDLMYMPTTLPGISIGKAQQLLQQTDRLIAGLPEVERVFGKMGRADTATDPAPLTMVETLIQLKPRSEWREGMTLETLIAELDATVALPGVTNAWVMPIKTRIDMLATGIKTPVGIKIAGPDLTEIERLGTQVERAVKQVPGTASAFSERVAGGRYIEIVPDRLAAARVGLNVSDINDLVAAAIGGLNVSRSVEGLERYPINIRFPREQRDDLQKLRELPIVTPSGAQIPLAQIAEVRITDGAPMLKSENARLNGWVFVDIRGRDLGRWIAEARQVVAEQVRLPPGYSLTWSGQYEYLERAQERLALVVPLTLLIIFVLLYLTFSRASEALLVMLSLPFALVGGLWLIHLLDYNLSIAVAVGFIALAGVAAEFGVIMLVYLDNALDEARRAGRLASDADLKAAIEEGAVLRIRPKAMTVATIFAGLLPIMLLGGVGSEVMRPIAAPMVGGMITAPLLSLFVIPAIYLLWQRNAAGSADP; translated from the coding sequence ATGAAAGCCGTCATCCTCTGGTCGCTCAAAAACCGCTTCCTGGTCCTGCTCGCGGCCCTGGCGCTGACCGCCTGGGGGCTCTATGCCCTGGTCCGCACCCCGCTCGATGCCATTCCGGACCTGTCCGACGTCCAGGTCATCGTCAAGACCAGCTTTCCCGGTCAGGCCCCGCGTGTGGTCGAGGAGCAGGTCACGTACCCCATCACCACCACCATGCTTTCGGTGCCGGGCGCCAAGGCGGTGCGCGGCTACAGCTTCTTCGGCGACAGCTATGTCTATGTGATCTTCGAGGACGGGACCGATCTGTACTGGGCGCGCGCCCGAGTGCTCGAATATCTGAACCAGGCCGCCGCCGATCTGCCGGATGGCGTGCAGCCGCGCCTGGGACCGGATGCGACCGGCGTGGGCTGGATCTACAGCTATGCGCTGGTGGACCGCTCCGGCCGGCACGATCTGGCCGAGCTGACCAGCCTGCAGAACTGGTTCCTGAAGTTCGAGCTGCAATCCCTGCCCGGCGTGGCCGAGGTCGCGACCGTCGGCGGCATGGTGCGTCAGTATCAGATCGTCGTCGACCCGGAGAAACTGCGCAGCTTCGGCCTGCCGCTGCGGCAGGTGATCGCGGCGGTGCAGAACGCCAACCGCGATGTCGGCGGCTCGGTGCTGGAGCTGGCCGAGGCCGAATACATGGTGCGCACGCGCGGCTATCTGCGCTCACTCGAAGACATCGAGCTGATCCCGGTGAAGACTTCGCCCGAGGGCACGCCGGTGCTGTTGCGCGACATCGCCCGAGTGCAGATCGGTCCCGAGATGCGCCGTGTCGTGGCGGACCTCGACGGCGAGGGCGAGATCACCGGCGGCATCATCGTCATGCGCTCGGGCGAGAACGCGCTGGCGACCATCGGCGCGGTCAAGGAACGTCTCGACGCCCTGCGCGCGAGCCTCCCCGAGGGCGTGGAGATCGTCGAGACCTACGACCGCTCCGGGCTGATCCTGGACGCGGTCGACAACCTCCGGACCAAGCTGATCGAGGAATTCGTCGTCGTCGCTCTGGTCTGCCTCGCCTTCCTGTTCCATCTGCGCTCGGCGCTGGTGGTGATCCTGAGTCTGCCGCTCGGCATCCTGGCGGCCTTCATCGTCATGCAGCACCAGGGCATCAACGCCAACATCCTGTCCCTGGGCGGCATCGCCATCGCCATCGGCGCCATGGTGGATGCGGCCATCGTCATGATCGAGAACGCCCACAAGCATCTGGAGCGCTGGGAGGCCGCGCATGGGGCGTGTCCGCGCGGCGAGGACCACTGGCGGGTGATCGGCGAGGCGACGGTCGAGGTCGGCCCGGCGCTCTTCTTCAGTCTGCTGATCATCACGCTGAGCTTTCTGCCGGTCTTCAGCCTCCAGGCGCAGGAAGGGCGGCTGTTCAGTCCGCTGGCCTTCACCAAGACCTATGCCATGGCCGCCGCCGCCGGACTGGCTGTCACCCTGGTGCCGGTTCTGATGGGCTATCTGGTGCGCGGGCGCATCCCGAGCGAGACGGCCAATCCGCTCAACCGCTGGCTCATCGCACTCTACCGTCCGGGGCTGCGCGCGGTGCTGCGCCGGCCGCGCCTGACCCTCGGCGTGGCGGCGCTCGTGATGCTGAGTGCCTGGTGGCCGCTCAAGCATCTCGGCACCGAGTTCATGCCCGATCTCTACGAAGGCGACCTGATGTACATGCCGACCACCTTGCCGGGCATTTCCATCGGCAAGGCCCAGCAGTTGCTGCAACAGACCGACCGGCTGATCGCCGGCCTGCCGGAGGTCGAACGGGTGTTCGGCAAGATGGGCCGCGCCGATACCGCCACCGACCCGGCCCCCCTGACCATGGTCGAGACTCTGATCCAGCTCAAGCCGCGCTCCGAGTGGCGCGAAGGCATGACGCTGGAGACACTGATCGCCGAGCTGGACGCGACCGTCGCGCTGCCCGGCGTCACCAATGCCTGGGTGATGCCGATCAAGACCCGCATCGACATGCTGGCCACCGGCATCAAGACCCCGGTCGGCATCAAGATCGCCGGCCCGGATCTGACCGAGATCGAACGCCTCGGCACCCAGGTGGAGCGGGCGGTGAAACAGGTGCCGGGCACCGCCTCGGCCTTCTCCGAACGGGTCGCCGGCGGGCGCTATATCGAGATCGTCCCGGATCGGCTGGCGGCGGCGCGGGTGGGCTTGAACGTCAGCGACATCAACGATCTGGTCGCGGCGGCCATCGGCGGTCTCAATGTCAGCCGCAGCGTCGAAGGACTCGAACGCTATCCGATCAACATCCGCTTTCCGCGCGAGCAGCGCGATGACCTCCAGAAGCTGCGCGAGCTGCCCATCGTCACCCCGAGCGGCGCCCAGATCCCGCTGGCGCAGATCGCCGAGGTCAGGATCACCGATGGCGCGCCCATGCTCAAGAGCGAGAACGCGCGCCTGAACGGCTGGGTCTTCGTCGACATCCGTGGGCGGGATCTCGGGCGCTGGATCGCCGAGGCGCGGCAGGTGGTCGCCGAACAGGTCCGGCTGCCGCCGGGCTATTCGCTGACCTGGTCCGGGCAGTACGAGTACCTGGAACGCGCCCAGGAACGTCTGGCGCTGGTGGTGCCGCTGACGCTCTTGATCATCTTCGTGCTGCTGTATCTGACCTTCTCTCGGGCGTCCGAGGCGCTGTTGGTGATGTTGTCGCTGCCCTTCGCCCTGGTCGGCGGTCTGTGGCTGATCCATCTGCTCGACTACAACCTGTCGATCGCCGTGGCCGTGGGCTTCATCGCGCTGGCCGGCGTGGCGGCCGAGTTCGGCGTCATCATGCTGGTCTATCTCGACAACGCGCTGGACGAGGCGCGCCGCGCCGGGCGTCTGGCGAGCGACGCGGATCTGAAGGCCGCCATCGAAGAGGGCGCGGTCCTGCGTATCCGTCCCAAGGCCATGACGGTCGCCACCATCTTCGCCGGACTCCTGCCGATCATGCTGCTGGGCGGCGTCGGCTCCGAGGTCATGCGCCCCATCGCCGCGCCCATGGTCGGCGGCATGATCACCGCGCCGCTGCTGAGCCTGTTCGTCATCCCGGCGATCTATCTGCTGTGGCAGCGGAACGCGGCAGGGTCGGCGGATCCTTAG
- a CDS encoding FeoC-like transcriptional regulator: MIVSELSRYLRDNRRAAVRDLAYRFDAEPDALRGMLETLERKGRVRKLPADTPCAGGCCQCDPTTIEIYEWVDRHETAVGSPVP, translated from the coding sequence ATGATCGTCAGTGAACTCTCGCGCTATCTGCGCGACAACCGCCGCGCCGCCGTGCGCGATCTGGCCTATCGCTTCGATGCCGAGCCGGACGCGCTGCGCGGAATGCTGGAAACGCTGGAGCGCAAGGGTCGGGTGCGCAAGCTCCCGGCCGATACGCCCTGCGCCGGGGGGTGCTGCCAGTGCGATCCGACGACGATCGAGATCTATGAATGGGTGGATCGGCACGAAACCGCCGTGGGTTCGCCGGTCCCCTAA
- the feoB gene encoding Fe(2+) transporter permease subunit FeoB, with protein sequence MSQIQPKPQSQSKPSYCIGVVGNPNCGKTTLFNALTGSRQQVGNWSGVTVERKTGRYRFGESEFTLVDLPGTYSLDVTDPSVSLDERIARDFVHAREADVILNILDASSLERNLYLTTQLIEMGRPLVLALNMMDVAEARGIQIDIAALSKRLGCPVIPLVAANGRGLPELKQTLFEQAAHASGRAIAPPVLIPFGPTLEAAISALEPRLSAIAEAQGDPVRWLGARLLEGDDLARQLTGSTVTADEVRALLGDEADDVDILFADARYGFAHAVTQATVKQSGQASRSLSDRVDRVVLNRALGIPIFLAVMYLMFMFTINIGGAFIDFFDIAAGAIFVDGAAELLGRIGTPEWLIIGLAGGLGGGVQVVATFIPIIAFLYLFMSALEDSGYMARAAFVMDRFMRAIGLPGKSFVPLLVGFGCNVPAVMAARTLENPRDRILTVLMAPFMSCGARLPVYALFAAAFFTAGGQNVVFALYLIGLLAAVLTGFILKRTLLEGQVMPFVMELPPYHLPTLKGVLLRTWDRTKGFVVRAGAVIVPMVLVLNVLNTTGTDGSFGNEDSEQSVLAAIGRTIAPAFSPMGLNAENWPATVGIFTGILAKEAVVGTLDATYSGLAAADAGEEAGTEADAPYSLSAGLNEAVATIPVNLIDALGSWADPLGLGGVAETVDPEAAAEELEVGSGTFGAMAARFDGQAGAFAYLLFILLYSPCVAAIGAIQRETSTGWAAFAVLWTTGLGYVTATVFYQAAIFDRDPVNASIWIGVMLGLLLTVVIGMRLWAQREPATVKLAAAEGVSS encoded by the coding sequence ATGAGTCAGATCCAGCCCAAACCCCAGTCCCAATCCAAGCCGTCGTACTGCATCGGCGTCGTCGGCAATCCCAACTGCGGCAAGACGACCCTCTTCAACGCCCTCACTGGTTCGCGCCAGCAGGTCGGCAACTGGTCGGGCGTGACGGTCGAGCGCAAGACCGGACGCTATCGGTTCGGCGAGTCCGAGTTCACCCTGGTCGACCTGCCCGGCACCTATTCGCTCGACGTCACCGATCCCTCGGTTTCGCTCGACGAGCGCATCGCACGCGATTTCGTCCATGCGCGCGAGGCCGATGTCATCCTCAACATCCTCGATGCCTCCAGCCTGGAGCGTAATCTCTATCTGACCACCCAGCTCATCGAGATGGGCCGCCCGCTGGTGCTGGCGCTCAACATGATGGATGTGGCCGAAGCGCGCGGCATCCAGATCGACATCGCCGCGCTCTCCAAACGGCTCGGCTGTCCGGTGATTCCGCTGGTGGCGGCCAATGGCCGGGGACTGCCGGAACTCAAGCAGACACTGTTCGAACAAGCCGCGCACGCGTCCGGCCGTGCCATCGCACCGCCGGTCCTGATTCCGTTCGGCCCGACGCTGGAAGCGGCGATCAGTGCGCTCGAACCACGTCTGAGTGCGATCGCCGAGGCCCAGGGCGATCCGGTGCGCTGGCTGGGGGCGCGGTTGCTCGAAGGCGACGATCTGGCGCGTCAGTTGACCGGCTCGACGGTGACGGCGGACGAAGTCCGCGCCCTGCTCGGCGACGAGGCAGACGACGTCGATATCCTGTTTGCCGACGCGCGCTACGGCTTTGCGCATGCCGTCACCCAGGCGACGGTCAAGCAATCGGGCCAGGCCTCGCGTTCGCTCTCCGACCGGGTCGACCGCGTGGTGCTCAATCGCGCGCTCGGCATCCCGATCTTCCTGGCCGTCATGTATCTGATGTTCATGTTCACCATCAACATCGGCGGGGCCTTCATCGACTTCTTCGACATTGCCGCCGGGGCCATCTTCGTCGATGGTGCCGCCGAGCTGCTGGGTCGGATCGGCACGCCCGAGTGGTTGATCATCGGTCTGGCCGGCGGACTCGGCGGCGGCGTGCAGGTGGTGGCGACCTTCATCCCGATCATCGCCTTCCTGTATCTGTTCATGTCGGCGCTGGAAGACTCGGGCTACATGGCGCGCGCCGCCTTCGTCATGGATCGCTTCATGCGCGCCATCGGGCTGCCGGGCAAGTCGTTCGTACCGCTGCTGGTCGGTTTCGGCTGCAACGTGCCGGCTGTGATGGCGGCACGCACCCTTGAGAATCCGCGCGACCGCATCCTGACGGTGCTGATGGCGCCCTTCATGTCGTGCGGGGCGCGGTTGCCGGTGTATGCACTCTTTGCCGCCGCCTTCTTCACGGCCGGCGGGCAGAATGTGGTGTTCGCGCTCTATCTGATCGGTCTCCTCGCCGCCGTGCTGACCGGCTTCATCCTCAAGCGCACCCTGCTCGAAGGTCAGGTCATGCCCTTCGTGATGGAACTGCCGCCCTACCATCTGCCCACGCTCAAGGGCGTACTGCTGCGCACCTGGGATCGCACCAAGGGCTTCGTCGTGCGCGCCGGCGCGGTGATCGTGCCCATGGTGCTGGTGCTCAACGTGCTCAACACTACGGGCACCGACGGCAGCTTCGGCAACGAGGACAGCGAACAGTCGGTGCTCGCCGCCATCGGGCGCACCATCGCGCCGGCCTTCTCGCCGATGGGGCTGAACGCCGAGAACTGGCCGGCGACGGTCGGCATCTTCACCGGCATCCTGGCCAAGGAAGCCGTGGTCGGCACGCTGGACGCAACCTATTCGGGCCTGGCGGCCGCCGACGCGGGTGAGGAGGCAGGCACCGAGGCGGACGCGCCCTACAGCCTGAGCGCCGGCTTGAACGAAGCCGTGGCGACCATTCCGGTCAATCTGATCGATGCCTTGGGCAGTTGGGCCGATCCGCTGGGCCTGGGCGGCGTTGCTGAGACGGTCGATCCCGAAGCCGCTGCGGAGGAACTGGAGGTCGGCAGCGGCACCTTCGGCGCCATGGCCGCGCGTTTCGACGGACAGGCCGGAGCCTTCGCCTATCTGCTGTTCATCCTGCTCTACTCGCCCTGTGTCGCCGCGATCGGCGCCATCCAGCGCGAGACCAGCACCGGCTGGGCCGCTTTCGCGGTGCTCTGGACCACGGGACTGGGCTATGTCACGGCCACGGTGTTCTATCAGGCCGCGATCTTCGACCGTGATCCGGTCAACGCCTCGATCTGGATCGGCGTGATGCTCGGGCTGCTGCTCACCGTCGTCATCGGGATGCGTCTCTGGGCACAGCGCGAGCCGGCCACCGTCAAACTGGCCGCCGCCGAGGGAGTGTCGTCATGA
- a CDS encoding FeoA family protein, producing the protein MNTTLKDFKAGDHGRVLGFQAGGGTYRRKLLAMGLTPGAALEVIRVAPLGDPVEIRVRGTSVSLRRDEAAVLEVERA; encoded by the coding sequence ATGAACACGACACTCAAGGATTTCAAGGCGGGGGACCACGGGCGCGTACTCGGTTTTCAGGCCGGCGGTGGAACCTATCGGCGCAAGCTGCTGGCCATGGGACTCACGCCCGGTGCCGCATTGGAAGTGATCCGGGTCGCCCCGTTGGGTGATCCGGTCGAGATCCGGGTGCGCGGCACCTCGGTCAGTCTGCGCCGCGACGAGGCGGCGGTACTCGAAGTGGAGCGCGCGTGA